Genomic segment of Populus nigra chromosome 14, ddPopNigr1.1, whole genome shotgun sequence:
aaataaaagaaataggcTAGGTGTTGATGGGTTAAGCCCACAAGCCTAGCCTAAATACAGAATCGCAGGCTTgtgtctatttaaaaaaaaaaacaatatgcagGAGTTAACGATGCATCATCcgctcctattttttttaattaggtgaCAATTCGCCTATAGTGGCAGGCGGCTTGTTGCCTATTGTACCATTTTTCGATCACCTTTAGCAATTGAAAAGTCAAGATTGAAGCTTTTGGATCTCAAAAACTcaaatttgatgttatttttaccTAATAAACctcaaaaataccataaaaatctTCACAAACCACCTACAAACTTCAAAACACcctaaaataactcaaaaaaattaaaaatcaactgaatccaaaaaatctaaatgcatcgtgattatttttttcaagtaagatGAAGGTTAAAAACCATCACTATCCAACTTCTCTCGTTGAATGGAATTATTTGACACCAAACTTGGTCTTTTTGATTGTCTAAATTATAAGAACtgataactttctctctctttcattattttttgatgattttctctTGTCTCTTAAACTTAGAGAccgaaaaataaataaaatttaacttttggatcaaaattaaaattgccataaatttaggattaaccatgtaattttttcatgttttatgtttcgatcctttgttttttagtttgggttttttatcacaatttcaaactTATTAATATCATCTAATTAGGCCATTAAAGAACTCAATTCaaagatatataattttagagaagaaaaaaaggtgcGAGTGAAGGAGCCGGGAAAAACTCAATTAGTATATCAAATAATGTGTTCATATGTGTAAACATAtcccaaaatataaaattacacaaATAATATGCCCACATACCTTCATTTGCACCCATAAAATTGTTAGATGAGCGTGAACATGTATGATTATGTGACCACCCCACGTGCATGTTCATTCGTGTGCACACAGACCGATAGAGAGAACAGTATTCAAAAGACGTACATATGTCACTGTTTAGTCTAGGAAGGGCGTCGGCCAAACAAACTTTCCGGCGACCCTACAAACTCCAAAAGCTTTATTGTATATTATAGATGGATATATGGCGCTACGCATCTCAAGCTAACCGTTATGATTATTCCACAGACCATATATACGATTTAGTCAACCATATCCTAACAACCTTTTCCTTCACATGGTACCTAGCTTATGCATACACTCACATTAATTACTACTAGTTCATTAATAATCACGACTGATTAACACGCTAATCACTTCTCACTTTAGCCCTGATCACTTATTACCTCGTGATTAAAGCGCAAGGGATTGTCCCCAGTATCATCGAGAATGTATCCACGGCGTGCAGCTCGAGGTTCGAGGGAGgatgaggtggtggtggtggaattAAGAGTTTTGTCGCAGTATGGAACTTGCCAATCTCCATTAGTGTTGCATGGTTGGTGCTGATGATTAGGTTGGAGTGAGCGGATTTGCCGTTTCAAGAACTTGACGTAACGGATAGCTTCATCTAGCATTGAAGCAGTGTCCATTTTTCTTCCTCCAGGAACAAGCCGTTGAAGAATTCTAATCTTTTCACTTATCCTTTCTCGTCTGAGACGTGCTGCCACGCTCTGAGGGTCATCGCTAATCCTAACGTTTTTCCTTTTAGGTTTGTGAATCGTGGCCGGATCTATGTCCACAGGCTGCATCGCCGCAATTCTATACATCATTTCTTTCATTGCTCCTAGTTCTTCTTCTGGCTCATCCTGATCCGCTTCATCTGTGCTGTTTCCTATTTGGTCATGACTAAGAAAAGTAATTGGGAGTGATACTTGGTTTGGAGCTGGGATTGGTGTTTGTTGTAGTTGGAGAGGGTAGCTAGGGCAAATTGAGACAAAAGGAAGCCGGTCATGATGAAGAATTTGATCTTCCATGGACACATGAAGATTCCATGTGTGGTTTGTGAATTCAGTTTGATTGATATTCATGATGGAAGGGTGTGACTTGAAGAGTTTTGTCAACAAAAGAGATGGGCAATGCTATCTAATAGCCTCTTGAAGTGATTGCTGACTTGTGTAAATGATGACAATCATAGCTAGCTATCCTCTCCATAAAATAGACAAAGTGAAGGGTTTAGTACGCAAGTGATGATCAATAACTCTCTCTTAATTTGGTGTCTCTCTAGCTTTGTGGGGGGAGAgagctagagagagagagagagggatttgAGGCAGACCTTTTTTTACCAAAAGGGATCTATGATGAAACATGTGGAAAATTATGAATTGAAAAGAGGGGAGGTTTTGGCTGGACTTAGAAGAATGACAAGGTTTGAGATTTTCTCTCTTAGAACCAAGAATTGCACCTAATGAATGCTAGAAGCCCAGCTTGCTACATTAAATTCCAACTGAAGTCTTGAAATCTTACTTTAAAATTTGTCTTGCCAACCAACACAAGCACTGAAATCCTGGGCTGCTTCTTAAAGGCTTATTTTGGAGATGACATCTTCTCGATCTTTTGTTTCAGTCAATGTAGGAATGAAGCTTGGCTGCTTTTTTGAAAAGTTTCCTCATGATCTTCACATTAGTTTCATCCTTTATAATTAAACACTCATTTAACTTTAAGACGGTTTCCTGTGCGAG
This window contains:
- the LOC133673292 gene encoding transcription factor HEC3-like: MEDQILHHDRLPFVSICPSYPLQLQQTPIPAPNQVSLPITFLSHDQIGNSTDEADQDEPEEELGAMKEMMYRIAAMQPVDIDPATIHKPKRKNVRISDDPQSVAARLRRERISEKIRILQRLVPGGRKMDTASMLDEAIRYVKFLKRQIRSLQPNHQHQPCNTNGDWQVPYCDKTLNSTTTTSSSLEPRAARRGYILDDTGDNPLRFNHEVISDQG